Proteins co-encoded in one Actinomycetota bacterium genomic window:
- a CDS encoding thiamine ABC transporter substrate-binding protein, with amino-acid sequence MRRTPEVRRLGGLVIALTLIVAACSPTGSAPKETSTTTSETTAQPGETTTQPTTTTTQPVEIVLLTHDAFAVSDNVLADFTSQTGINVKLLRSDDAGTMLNQTILTKDNPIADVMFGIDNTFLSRALSEGIFDPYESPGLATVPKALQLDPEHYVTPIDFGDVCINYDKAAFTGDVPVPTSLLDLTDPAYRDMLVVEDPATSSPGLAFLLATIAEFGEEGDYTWKDFWADLAANGVKVDSGWTEAYYSDFSAASDGIRPLVVSYASSPPAEVIFSETPLTSAPTGVITDGCFRQIEFAGILAGTEHPDAARKLIDFMLSKEFQEDIPLNMFVFPANSQAELPPEFIEFTTLPEHPESLDPALIEQNRERWIEEWTEILRK; translated from the coding sequence ATGCGTAGAACACCAGAGGTCCGTCGTCTCGGCGGGCTTGTCATTGCACTGACCCTGATCGTCGCGGCATGTAGCCCGACAGGATCGGCACCGAAGGAAACGAGTACGACAACAAGCGAGACCACCGCCCAACCCGGAGAGACCACCACCCAACCCACGACAACGACCACCCAACCCGTCGAAATCGTCCTGCTCACCCACGATGCGTTTGCCGTCTCGGACAATGTCCTCGCAGACTTCACCTCCCAGACCGGCATCAACGTCAAGCTGTTGCGGTCGGACGATGCCGGGACGATGCTCAATCAGACGATCCTCACGAAGGACAACCCGATCGCAGACGTGATGTTCGGTATCGACAACACGTTCCTCTCCAGGGCCTTGTCGGAAGGTATCTTCGATCCGTATGAGTCGCCGGGCCTGGCAACGGTGCCCAAGGCACTCCAACTCGACCCCGAGCACTACGTCACACCGATCGACTTCGGCGACGTCTGCATCAATTACGACAAGGCGGCGTTCACAGGAGATGTCCCGGTCCCGACTTCACTTCTCGACCTGACCGACCCGGCCTATCGAGACATGCTCGTCGTCGAAGATCCGGCGACGTCGTCACCCGGCCTGGCGTTTCTGCTGGCAACGATCGCCGAGTTCGGCGAGGAGGGCGACTACACCTGGAAGGACTTCTGGGCGGACTTGGCCGCAAACGGAGTCAAGGTCGACAGCGGATGGACGGAGGCCTACTACTCGGACTTCTCCGCCGCGTCGGATGGGATACGGCCCCTGGTCGTCTCCTACGCGTCGTCTCCGCCGGCAGAGGTGATCTTCTCCGAGACTCCGCTCACCAGCGCGCCGACAGGCGTCATCACCGACGGGTGCTTCCGTCAGATCGAGTTCGCAGGGATCCTCGCGGGCACCGAACATCCGGACGCCGCCCGGAAACTCATCGACTTCATGCTCTCGAAAGAGTTCCAGGAGGACATCCCCCTGAACATGTTCGTCTTCCCCGCGAACTCCCAAGCCGAGCTGCCACCCGAGTTCATCGAATTCACGACACTGCCCGAGCACCCGGAGTCGCTGGACCCGGCCCTCATCGAACAGAACAGGGAACGCTGGATCGAGGAGTGGACGGAGATCCTACGAAAGTGA
- a CDS encoding cell wall-active antibiotics response protein, with protein MNGRAGRLILGLIILLIGLGWFFQAAGLIDHLAWDWILPAILIVVGLALIADAKGRRHGGLIALGVILTLILVAGGGRAVNVDTTTSAVGDRHERITSMTDLKDTSMFAGSLTLDLRDLDLPSGTTKIDISVFAGEIEIRVPSDATVEVNANTLFGEINAFGEQRSGVGVGLDKTSSGDSDRTLVLNVSAFAGQIGVSR; from the coding sequence ATGAACGGTCGCGCCGGGCGACTCATCCTTGGCCTGATCATCCTGCTGATCGGGCTCGGATGGTTCTTCCAGGCGGCAGGATTGATCGACCACCTGGCCTGGGACTGGATCCTCCCCGCCATCCTCATCGTCGTCGGTCTGGCGCTCATCGCCGACGCCAAGGGGCGAAGGCACGGCGGTCTGATCGCTCTCGGCGTGATCCTGACGCTCATACTCGTGGCAGGCGGAGGCAGGGCGGTCAACGTCGACACGACCACGAGCGCGGTGGGCGATCGACACGAACGGATAACCAGCATGACCGACCTCAAGGACACCTCCATGTTCGCCGGCAGCCTCACCCTCGACCTGCGTGATCTCGACCTGCCGTCCGGAACCACCAAGATCGACATCAGCGTGTTCGCCGGAGAGATCGAGATTCGCGTCCCGAGTGACGCCACCGTCGAGGTGAACGCCAACACGCTGTTCGGAGAGATCAACGCGTTCGGTGAGCAGCGGTCGGGTGTGGGTGTGGGCCTCGACAAGACGTCGTCGGGAGACAGCGACCGGACCCTGGTATTGAACGTCTCCGCCTTCGCCGGGCAGATCGGAGTATCACGATGA
- a CDS encoding PspC domain-containing protein, protein MTTHEGSEPASAPKVLRRSANDKVIAGVAGGLGRYLGIDSVIIRIILLVLLVAGGSGFLIYLIGWVAMPMERPGDNVGPATGQASNATVLIGAALIVIGGFMILDRIVPSLGKFILPATVIIIGLAVIIGGRR, encoded by the coding sequence ATGACCACACATGAGGGCTCGGAGCCGGCGAGCGCGCCGAAGGTCCTGCGACGGAGCGCAAACGACAAGGTCATCGCAGGGGTTGCAGGCGGGCTGGGCCGCTACCTGGGCATCGACTCGGTGATCATTCGGATCATCCTGCTCGTCCTGCTCGTCGCAGGCGGATCCGGTTTTCTGATCTATCTGATCGGATGGGTCGCCATGCCGATGGAACGACCCGGCGACAACGTCGGACCTGCGACCGGACAGGCAAGCAACGCAACCGTGCTGATCGGCGCCGCGCTGATCGTCATCGGCGGATTCATGATCCTCGACCGTATCGTCCCGAGCCTCGGCAAGTTCATCCTGCCGGCAACCGTGATCATCATCGGTCTGGCGGTGATCATAGGAGGCAGGCGATGA
- a CDS encoding ketoacyl-ACP synthase III codes for MALRSRITGVGSYVPPRVVTNDDLTHLMDTSDEWITQRTGIKQRHWVEGATTTSDLALQASDQALASAGIGPEDLDMIFFATISPDHFFPGSGVFLQRKLGISDIPAIDVRQQCTGFIYAASMADQYIRTGSARQVLVVGAEIHSKGLDISTEGRDVAVLFGDGAGAIVMEATDVQDPAVDAHVFSTHLHADGRFAEELWVEAPGMAVGGRMVTHEIIDQGLIYPKMNGRKVYVNAIKRMPEAIIETIEANGVALEDVDLFVFHQANLRINEAVAQRMGIPEEKVFNTIDRFANTTAATIPIGLHEAEKIGVLQPGMLVASASFGSGFTWASMLIRW; via the coding sequence ATGGCACTCCGTTCGCGAATCACGGGCGTGGGAAGCTACGTCCCACCGAGGGTCGTCACCAACGACGACCTCACTCATCTCATGGACACGTCCGATGAGTGGATCACCCAGCGCACGGGCATCAAGCAACGGCACTGGGTGGAAGGCGCCACGACCACCTCCGATCTGGCTCTGCAAGCGTCCGACCAGGCCCTCGCGTCGGCAGGAATCGGCCCCGAGGACCTGGACATGATCTTCTTCGCGACCATCAGTCCGGATCATTTCTTCCCCGGCAGTGGCGTATTCCTCCAGCGCAAGCTGGGAATCTCCGACATCCCTGCGATCGACGTCCGCCAGCAGTGCACCGGATTCATCTACGCCGCCTCGATGGCCGACCAGTACATCCGCACCGGATCGGCGCGCCAGGTTCTCGTCGTTGGCGCCGAGATTCACTCCAAAGGCCTCGACATCAGCACCGAGGGGCGCGATGTCGCCGTGCTTTTCGGGGATGGCGCCGGAGCGATCGTCATGGAGGCCACCGACGTCCAGGACCCTGCGGTCGATGCGCATGTCTTCTCCACGCATCTGCACGCCGACGGCAGGTTTGCCGAAGAGTTGTGGGTCGAAGCCCCCGGAATGGCAGTCGGCGGCCGCATGGTCACCCACGAGATCATCGACCAAGGTCTCATCTACCCGAAAATGAACGGCCGCAAGGTGTACGTCAACGCGATCAAGCGCATGCCGGAAGCGATCATCGAGACCATCGAAGCCAACGGAGTCGCTCTCGAAGACGTCGACCTCTTCGTCTTCCACCAGGCCAACCTCCGGATCAACGAGGCCGTCGCACAGCGCATGGGGATTCCCGAGGAGAAGGTGTTCAACACAATCGACCGCTTCGCCAATACGACCGCCGCGACGATCCCGATCGGACTTCACGAGGCCGAGAAGATCGGAGTTCTCCAGCCGGGGATGCTGGTGGCATCGGCGTCCTTCGGCAGCGGCTTCACGTGGGCATCGATGCTGATCCGCTGGTAG
- a CDS encoding glycerol-3-phosphate dehydrogenase/oxidase — MTSALSPMQRRRDIDRLRSETFDVLVIGGGITGTGAALDAASRGLSVGLIEQRDLASGTSSRSSKLIHGGLRYLEQLNFRLVWEALHERGLLLDRIAPHLVRPVSFLYPLTHRVWERLYVGAGVTMYDLFARAGVNPLPWHRQLSRRRAIELFPSLRKDGLVGAIRYWDAQEDDARFVLTVARTAAGLGAAIAPSMIATGLRRDGDRVTGVETRCLECGETFTINARTVINATGVWTDKIQDFAGRGAIHVRASKGIHLVVPRDRIRGDTGLITKTEKSVLFVIPWDRHWIIGTTDTDWDLDLAHPAASSTDIEYLLKHINKVIDPPLGHDDVAGVFAGLRPLLYGESDSTSKLTREHAVTEVVPGLITVAGGKYTTYRVMAKDAVDATVKSLGSDTPPSATHDLALAGAEGYRDLWDRREQIAVRRSLSLETVEHLLHRYGSMIEDIFGLIDADPTLGRTLSGGYLRAEIVYAASHEGALHLDDVLTRRTRISVETADRGTDVAEEAARLIGPLLGWDEQTRRREVTYYLARVEAERDSQRQPDDRTADAVRLGAPDIRKST; from the coding sequence ATGACATCCGCCCTCAGTCCGATGCAGCGCCGCAGGGACATCGATCGGCTACGGAGCGAGACATTCGACGTACTGGTCATCGGCGGTGGGATCACAGGGACGGGCGCCGCGCTCGACGCCGCATCACGTGGCCTCTCGGTCGGCCTCATCGAACAGCGTGACCTTGCTTCCGGAACATCGAGCCGATCCAGCAAGCTCATCCACGGAGGGCTCCGCTACCTCGAACAACTCAACTTTCGTCTCGTGTGGGAAGCGCTGCACGAGCGTGGCCTCCTGCTGGACCGCATCGCCCCACACCTGGTCCGACCGGTCTCATTCCTCTACCCACTCACCCATCGTGTCTGGGAGCGGCTCTACGTGGGAGCCGGAGTCACGATGTACGACCTGTTCGCCAGAGCAGGCGTCAACCCACTCCCATGGCACAGGCAACTCTCCCGAAGACGTGCGATCGAGCTGTTTCCCTCTCTACGCAAAGACGGCCTCGTCGGCGCGATCCGCTACTGGGACGCTCAAGAGGACGACGCCCGCTTTGTCCTGACCGTTGCCCGCACCGCCGCAGGACTCGGTGCCGCCATCGCACCCAGCATGATCGCCACCGGACTCCGCAGGGACGGTGACCGGGTCACCGGAGTGGAGACCCGCTGTCTCGAATGTGGAGAGACCTTCACGATCAATGCCCGAACCGTCATCAACGCCACCGGCGTCTGGACCGACAAGATCCAGGACTTCGCGGGTCGCGGTGCGATCCACGTACGCGCCTCCAAAGGCATCCACCTGGTCGTACCCAGAGACCGTATCCGTGGAGACACAGGCCTGATCACCAAGACCGAGAAGAGCGTCCTGTTCGTCATACCCTGGGATCGTCACTGGATCATCGGTACGACGGATACCGATTGGGATCTGGACCTCGCCCATCCCGCCGCTTCGAGTACGGACATCGAGTACCTGCTCAAGCACATCAACAAGGTCATCGACCCGCCCCTCGGTCACGATGATGTCGCAGGCGTCTTCGCCGGCCTACGACCGCTGCTGTACGGCGAATCTGATTCGACGTCCAAGCTGACCCGGGAGCACGCGGTTACCGAGGTCGTCCCCGGTCTCATCACCGTCGCAGGCGGCAAGTACACGACCTATCGGGTCATGGCCAAGGATGCCGTCGACGCCACCGTGAAGAGCCTCGGTTCGGACACGCCACCATCCGCAACACACGACCTCGCTCTCGCAGGAGCCGAGGGGTATCGGGACCTGTGGGACCGAAGGGAGCAGATCGCCGTGAGACGATCCCTTTCCCTCGAGACCGTCGAACACCTCCTGCACCGGTACGGCTCGATGATCGAGGACATCTTCGGGCTGATCGACGCCGACCCGACGCTGGGGCGCACACTCTCCGGCGGATACCTGAGAGCCGAGATCGTCTACGCGGCCTCCCACGAGGGCGCACTGCATCTCGACGACGTCCTCACGCGAAGGACCAGGATCTCTGTCGAGACCGCTGACCGTGGAACCGATGTCGCCGAAGAAGCCGCCCGACTCATCGGACCTCTACTCGGTTGGGACGAGCAAACCCGCCGGCGGGAGGTGACCTACTACCTCGCCCGGGTCGAGGCCGAGCGAGACTCACAACGCCAACCCGACGACCGAACGGCCGACGCGGTTCGTCTCGGCGCCCCAGACATCCGCAAGTCGACCTGA
- a CDS encoding aminoglycoside phosphotransferase family protein: MAREVFPDGDISVARFPTGARHFVFEAVSTQGGSVVVRISRSTAVGVALDALYWSGKLRPLGVPLPEVLYADTTMTRHPFPFMILERLPGCDLGLVIDGLSPDALRSLARRVAGIQAIVGDLPQGQGYGFTPRLEGPFPHADWGQAVAASIERSRKRIRAAGIFGDLPGDRVEAASGRLADYFARLPPTPFLHDITTRNVIVEESRLSGIVDVDDLCFGDPLFLLGLVRMALSANGHSLCYADSWTELLRPDAEQRAALDFYAALFCLDFMGELGHRFNRATAAPVDQAYAERLRVLLDRSLAA; this comes from the coding sequence ATGGCCAGGGAAGTGTTTCCCGATGGCGACATCAGCGTCGCACGCTTCCCAACCGGCGCCCGACACTTCGTCTTTGAGGCCGTATCGACACAAGGCGGCAGCGTCGTTGTCCGGATCTCGAGGAGCACGGCTGTCGGCGTGGCGCTGGATGCGCTCTATTGGTCGGGCAAGCTACGGCCGCTGGGTGTCCCGCTGCCGGAGGTTCTGTACGCCGACACGACCATGACTCGCCACCCCTTCCCCTTCATGATCCTGGAACGACTGCCGGGCTGCGACCTGGGGCTTGTGATCGACGGTTTGTCGCCCGACGCGCTACGCAGCCTGGCGCGGCGCGTGGCGGGCATACAGGCGATCGTGGGTGATCTGCCGCAGGGGCAGGGCTATGGGTTTACGCCGCGCCTGGAAGGGCCCTTTCCCCATGCCGATTGGGGGCAGGCTGTCGCCGCCTCCATCGAACGCAGCCGGAAGCGCATTCGCGCCGCGGGCATCTTCGGCGATCTCCCCGGCGACCGGGTCGAAGCGGCTTCCGGCAGGCTCGCAGACTATTTCGCAAGGCTGCCTCCCACACCCTTCCTGCACGACATCACAACCAGGAATGTCATTGTCGAGGAATCGCGCCTGAGTGGAATCGTTGACGTGGACGACCTCTGTTTCGGCGACCCGCTGTTCCTGCTCGGTCTGGTTCGCATGGCGCTGTCGGCCAACGGCCATAGCCTTTGTTATGCCGACAGCTGGACCGAGCTGCTTCGACCTGACGCGGAGCAACGTGCGGCGCTCGATTTCTATGCGGCGCTCTTCTGCCTCGATTTCATGGGCGAGCTCGGCCATCGCTTCAACCGCGCGACTGCCGCCCCTGTGGACCAGGCCTATGCCGAGCGGCTGCGAGTCTTACTGGACCGCAGCCTGGCCGCTTGA
- a CDS encoding catalase encodes MTPRRLTTESGAPVADNQNSQTAGPDGPVLIQDHHLIEKLARFNRERIPERVVHARGSGAFGHFEVTQDVTQWTRADFLSEVGKKTEVLVRFSTVAGGRGAPEAVRDPRGFAVKFYTKDGNYDLVGNNTPIFFLHDALKFPDFIHSQKADPYTNKQEPDNVWDFFGLSPEATHMFTWLFGDRGIPASYRHMNGYGSHTFQWVNAAGDGVWVKYHFKTDQGIACLTDDEATQVAGENPESHTTDLITSIDDGDFPSWTLNVQIMPFEDAETYGVNPFDVTKVWLHADYPLIEVGKLVLDRNPDNYFAQVEQSGFNPGNFVPGIGPSPDKMLQGRLFAYGDAHRYRLGVNHTRLPVNSPHAATADNYGRDGFMRFDDNAGRQKNYEPNSFDGPIQSDEAHYAGIDVGGVTGTYEWDDRESDDFEQAGALYRLMDAAAQQRLIDSIAGSLSQVSKDEIVERAVSHFRNADPEYGSRLQGAVETLRR; translated from the coding sequence ATGACCCCTCGCCGTCTCACGACAGAATCCGGCGCACCGGTCGCCGACAACCAGAACTCTCAGACCGCCGGGCCGGACGGTCCGGTACTGATACAGGACCACCATCTGATCGAGAAGCTCGCCCGCTTCAATCGGGAGCGGATTCCCGAGCGTGTCGTCCACGCTCGCGGCTCGGGAGCGTTCGGCCACTTCGAGGTCACACAGGATGTCACGCAATGGACCCGTGCCGATTTCCTTTCCGAGGTCGGGAAGAAGACGGAGGTGCTCGTCCGGTTCTCCACGGTGGCCGGCGGTCGCGGCGCGCCTGAGGCCGTTCGTGACCCGCGAGGGTTCGCCGTCAAGTTCTACACCAAGGACGGCAACTACGACCTCGTCGGCAACAACACGCCGATCTTCTTCCTCCACGATGCTCTGAAGTTTCCCGACTTCATCCACTCCCAGAAGGCCGATCCCTATACGAACAAGCAGGAGCCGGACAACGTCTGGGATTTCTTCGGGTTGTCGCCCGAGGCGACCCACATGTTCACCTGGCTGTTCGGCGATCGCGGGATCCCCGCTTCATACCGTCACATGAACGGGTACGGATCGCACACGTTCCAGTGGGTGAACGCAGCGGGGGACGGCGTGTGGGTCAAGTACCACTTCAAGACGGATCAGGGCATCGCATGCCTCACCGACGACGAAGCAACCCAGGTGGCGGGAGAGAACCCCGAATCGCACACCACCGACCTGATCACCTCGATCGACGATGGTGACTTCCCGTCCTGGACCCTCAACGTGCAGATCATGCCGTTCGAGGACGCCGAGACATACGGGGTCAACCCGTTCGACGTGACGAAAGTGTGGCTGCACGCCGACTACCCGCTGATCGAGGTGGGCAAGCTCGTGCTCGACCGCAACCCGGACAACTACTTTGCGCAGGTGGAGCAGAGCGGATTCAACCCGGGAAACTTCGTTCCCGGTATCGGGCCTTCACCCGACAAGATGCTGCAAGGTCGGCTGTTCGCCTACGGCGACGCACACCGGTACCGCCTCGGTGTCAACCACACCCGGCTCCCGGTGAACAGCCCTCACGCCGCCACCGCCGACAACTACGGCCGGGACGGGTTCATGCGGTTCGACGACAACGCCGGCCGCCAGAAGAACTACGAGCCGAACAGCTTCGACGGCCCGATCCAAAGCGATGAGGCGCACTACGCAGGCATCGACGTAGGCGGCGTGACCGGTACCTACGAGTGGGATGACCGCGAGTCCGACGACTTCGAGCAGGCCGGAGCCCTGTATCGCCTGATGGACGCCGCCGCGCAACAGCGTCTCATCGATTCGATCGCAGGGAGCCTTTCGCAGGTCTCCAAGGACGAGATCGTCGAGAGGGCGGTGTCACACTTCCGCAACGCCGATCCCGAATACGGCAGTCGGCTCCAAGGCGCAGTCGAAACTCTCCGCCGCTAG